One stretch of Pieris brassicae chromosome 8, ilPieBrab1.1, whole genome shotgun sequence DNA includes these proteins:
- the LOC123712881 gene encoding receptor-type tyrosine-protein phosphatase kappa isoform X1: MSSRTGQRGPSLSTSQRKHRSRSAPRYDLEKKPKKKESSGTSSLVSIPNSIKLTMLNSGLISFDRVTFKPETDENGSVSETIPDKPVELKNFPKLCEQRRKFQVLYKLEFQTATKVETHACRHATKKTNLHKNQNQKVIPYDYNRVVLPTVDREPDSDYINASYIDSILKPNAYIVTQGPTEETVVSFWRMIWQERAAAIVMLTKTFDFIKVMCVQYWPASKEKDETYGDISVGIVQEEELANFHIRTFRLYKTDKNVVIEERFLLQFHYTQWHSHTCPFGNALLEFRRRVRAVVGRRLAASTATGPMVVHCNDGGGRSGVYLAVDANLELAEEEDCFDVFGFLKKLRQSRKGLIENEEQYKFVYDTLEEHVVCGVSWFPVSELSQRLKQKSQRDPATKLNEYQKEYQQICKQTPRFTIGDCAGGHRGDNREKNRDVLVVPPDNFRPYLTSFQGNSFTDYINAVFVDGYTKPREYIVTEWPLIRTQGEFWSLVYDYECAAVVVLCVPPKNSQQYPPFWPEGRHSKKYGPVFTIDHVSHNHYTNIKTWIFRINKKIVSLTELMAGVKAPPKTVQLFQLTCWPMGHKVPSSTNSLVELMNMVERWRQRTDYGPVCVVSPDGRSRAGVYCAANACIEQVIQHGEVDVFQAVKTVRRHRPQLVENMTEYKYCYDLVLHYVLHYLNKDMNEKK, encoded by the exons ATGTCTTCTAGAACGGGCCAACGTGGCCCATCGTTGTCTACGAGCCAACGCAAGCATAGGTCCAGGTCAGCACCGCGATACGACCTCGAGAAGAAACCAAAGAAGAAGGAATCCTCGGGCACTAGCAGTCTGGTCTCTATCCCCAATAGCATTAAATTGACTATGCTTAATAGCGGCCTCATTTCCTTCG ACCGAGTGACCTTTAAGCCTGAGA CTGATGAAAATGGCTCCGTGTCCGAGACGATACCGGACAAACCAGTGGAGCTGAAGAATTTTCCAAAGCTGTGTGAACAACGGCGCAAGTTCCAAGTCCTCTACAAGCTTGAGTTTCAG ACGGCGACCAAGGTGGAGACACACGCTTGCCGTCACGCAACCAAAAAGACTAATTTACACAAAAACCAGAACCAAAAAGTCATTCCtt ACGACTACAACCGAGTGGTGCTACCAACGGTAGATCGCGAGCCAGATTCCGACTACATTAACGCTTCCTATATAGAT AGTATATTAAAACCAAACGCATACATAGTGACTCAGGGGCCAACAGAAGAGACGGTGGTGTCGTTTTGGCGAATGATTTGGCAGGAACGAGCCGCCGCCATCGTTATGCTTACCAAGACTTTTGACTTCATTAAG GTCATGTGTGTCCAGTATTGGCCAGCCAGCAAAGAGAAGGACGAAACATATGGAGACATAAGTGTAGGAATAGTTCAAGAAGAGGAATTAGCTAATTTTCACATAAGAACCTTTCGTCTTTATAAAACTGACAAAAAT GTGGTGATAGAAGAGCGGTTTTTACTTCAATTTCACTATACACAGTGGCATTCGCACACATGCCCATTCGGTAATGCACTATTGGAATTTCGAAGGAGGGTCAGGGCTGTGGTGGGAAGAAGGTTAGCAGCCAGCACCGCGACGGGACCAATGGTAGTACACTGCAA TGACGGTGGTGGACGTTCAGGAGTATACCTAGCTGTCGATGCAAATTTAGAATTGGCTGAAGAAGAAGACTGCTTTGACGTTTTTGGATTCTTAAAAAAGCTACGACAATCTAGAAAAGGGCTAATTGAAAATGAA GAACAATACAAATTCGTATACGATACTCTAGAAGAACATGTGGTCTGTGGCGTGAGCTGGTTTCCCGTATCAGAGTTGTCTCAACGGCTGAAGCAAAAGTCTCAAAGAGATCCCGCGACAAAGCTCAATGAATATCAGAAAGAATACCAACAAATCTGTAAGCAAACTCCAAGATTCACGATCGGTGACTGTGCAGGTGGTCATAGGGGAGATAACAGAGAGAAAAACAGAGATGTTCTTGTTGTACCAC CCGACAACTTTCGACCATATTTGACATCGTTTCAAGGCAACAGCTTCACCGATTACATAAATGCGGTTTTTGTAGAC GGTTACACAAAACCTCGTGAATACATAGTGACTGAGTGGCCATTAATACGAACTCAAGGCGAATTCTGGTCCCTTGTGTACGACTACGAGTGTGCAGCCGTTGTTGTTCTCTGTGTTCCTCCCAAAAACTCT CAACAGTATCCTCCTTTCTGGCCTGAAGGACGGCATTCTAAAAAATATGGACCCGTCTTCACTATCGATCACGTCTCACACAACCATTAcactaatataaaaacttgGATATTTAGAATTAACAAGAAG ATCGTTTCACTAACAGAGCTAATGGCGGGTGTAAAAGCTCCGCCTAAAACAGTACAACTATTCCAGCTAACCTGCTGGCCAATGGGCCACAAGGTGCCATCTTCAACCAATTCACTCGTAGAGCTTATGAACATGGTTGAACGCTGGAGACAGAGGACTGACTATGGGCCTGTCTGCGTTGTCTCGCC AGATGGTCGAAGTCGAGCCGGAGTCTATTGTGCAGCCAACGCTTGTATAGAACAAGTAATCCAACACGGTGAGGTTGACGTGTTTCAAGCCGTCAAGACGGTACGCCGACATCGACCTCAGCTCGTCGAGAATATG acggaatataaatattgctaCGACCTAGTTTTGCACTATGTGCtacactatttaaataaagatatgaATGAGAAGAAGTGA
- the LOC123712881 gene encoding receptor-type tyrosine-protein phosphatase kappa isoform X3, with translation MSSRTGQRGPSLSTSQRKHRSRSAPRYDLEKKPKKKESSGTSSLVSIPNSIKLTMLNSGLISFDRVTFKPETDENGSVSETIPDKPVELKNFPKLCEQRRKFQVLYKLEFQTATKVETHACRHATKKTNLHKNQNQKVIPYDYNRVVLPTVDREPDSDYINASYIDSILKPNAYIVTQGPTEETVVSFWRMIWQERAAAIVMLTKTFDFIKVMCVQYWPASKEKDETYGDISVGIVQEEELANFHIRTFRLYKTDKNVVIEERFLLQFHYTQWHSHTCPFGNALLEFRRRVRAVVGRRLAASTATGPMVVHCNDGGGRSGVYLAVDANLELAEEEDCFDVFGFLKKLRQSRKGLIENEEQYKFVYDTLEEHVVCGVSWFPVSELSQRLKQKSQRDPATKLNEYQKEYQQICKQTPRFTIGDCAGGHRGDNREKNRDVLVVPPDNFRPYLTSFQGNSFTDYINAVFVDGYTKPREYIVTEWPLIRTQGEFWSLVYDYECAAVVVLCVPPKNSIVSLTELMAGVKAPPKTVQLFQLTCWPMGHKVPSSTNSLVELMNMVERWRQRTDYGPVCVVSPDGRSRAGVYCAANACIEQVIQHGEVDVFQAVKTVRRHRPQLVENMTEYKYCYDLVLHYVLHYLNKDMNEKK, from the exons ATGTCTTCTAGAACGGGCCAACGTGGCCCATCGTTGTCTACGAGCCAACGCAAGCATAGGTCCAGGTCAGCACCGCGATACGACCTCGAGAAGAAACCAAAGAAGAAGGAATCCTCGGGCACTAGCAGTCTGGTCTCTATCCCCAATAGCATTAAATTGACTATGCTTAATAGCGGCCTCATTTCCTTCG ACCGAGTGACCTTTAAGCCTGAGA CTGATGAAAATGGCTCCGTGTCCGAGACGATACCGGACAAACCAGTGGAGCTGAAGAATTTTCCAAAGCTGTGTGAACAACGGCGCAAGTTCCAAGTCCTCTACAAGCTTGAGTTTCAG ACGGCGACCAAGGTGGAGACACACGCTTGCCGTCACGCAACCAAAAAGACTAATTTACACAAAAACCAGAACCAAAAAGTCATTCCtt ACGACTACAACCGAGTGGTGCTACCAACGGTAGATCGCGAGCCAGATTCCGACTACATTAACGCTTCCTATATAGAT AGTATATTAAAACCAAACGCATACATAGTGACTCAGGGGCCAACAGAAGAGACGGTGGTGTCGTTTTGGCGAATGATTTGGCAGGAACGAGCCGCCGCCATCGTTATGCTTACCAAGACTTTTGACTTCATTAAG GTCATGTGTGTCCAGTATTGGCCAGCCAGCAAAGAGAAGGACGAAACATATGGAGACATAAGTGTAGGAATAGTTCAAGAAGAGGAATTAGCTAATTTTCACATAAGAACCTTTCGTCTTTATAAAACTGACAAAAAT GTGGTGATAGAAGAGCGGTTTTTACTTCAATTTCACTATACACAGTGGCATTCGCACACATGCCCATTCGGTAATGCACTATTGGAATTTCGAAGGAGGGTCAGGGCTGTGGTGGGAAGAAGGTTAGCAGCCAGCACCGCGACGGGACCAATGGTAGTACACTGCAA TGACGGTGGTGGACGTTCAGGAGTATACCTAGCTGTCGATGCAAATTTAGAATTGGCTGAAGAAGAAGACTGCTTTGACGTTTTTGGATTCTTAAAAAAGCTACGACAATCTAGAAAAGGGCTAATTGAAAATGAA GAACAATACAAATTCGTATACGATACTCTAGAAGAACATGTGGTCTGTGGCGTGAGCTGGTTTCCCGTATCAGAGTTGTCTCAACGGCTGAAGCAAAAGTCTCAAAGAGATCCCGCGACAAAGCTCAATGAATATCAGAAAGAATACCAACAAATCTGTAAGCAAACTCCAAGATTCACGATCGGTGACTGTGCAGGTGGTCATAGGGGAGATAACAGAGAGAAAAACAGAGATGTTCTTGTTGTACCAC CCGACAACTTTCGACCATATTTGACATCGTTTCAAGGCAACAGCTTCACCGATTACATAAATGCGGTTTTTGTAGAC GGTTACACAAAACCTCGTGAATACATAGTGACTGAGTGGCCATTAATACGAACTCAAGGCGAATTCTGGTCCCTTGTGTACGACTACGAGTGTGCAGCCGTTGTTGTTCTCTGTGTTCCTCCCAAAAACTCT ATCGTTTCACTAACAGAGCTAATGGCGGGTGTAAAAGCTCCGCCTAAAACAGTACAACTATTCCAGCTAACCTGCTGGCCAATGGGCCACAAGGTGCCATCTTCAACCAATTCACTCGTAGAGCTTATGAACATGGTTGAACGCTGGAGACAGAGGACTGACTATGGGCCTGTCTGCGTTGTCTCGCC AGATGGTCGAAGTCGAGCCGGAGTCTATTGTGCAGCCAACGCTTGTATAGAACAAGTAATCCAACACGGTGAGGTTGACGTGTTTCAAGCCGTCAAGACGGTACGCCGACATCGACCTCAGCTCGTCGAGAATATG acggaatataaatattgctaCGACCTAGTTTTGCACTATGTGCtacactatttaaataaagatatgaATGAGAAGAAGTGA
- the LOC123712881 gene encoding receptor-type tyrosine-protein phosphatase kappa isoform X2 produces MSSRTGQRGPSLSTSQRKHRSRSAPRYDLEKKPKKKESSGTSSLVSIPNSIKLTMLNSGLISFADENGSVSETIPDKPVELKNFPKLCEQRRKFQVLYKLEFQTATKVETHACRHATKKTNLHKNQNQKVIPYDYNRVVLPTVDREPDSDYINASYIDSILKPNAYIVTQGPTEETVVSFWRMIWQERAAAIVMLTKTFDFIKVMCVQYWPASKEKDETYGDISVGIVQEEELANFHIRTFRLYKTDKNVVIEERFLLQFHYTQWHSHTCPFGNALLEFRRRVRAVVGRRLAASTATGPMVVHCNDGGGRSGVYLAVDANLELAEEEDCFDVFGFLKKLRQSRKGLIENEEQYKFVYDTLEEHVVCGVSWFPVSELSQRLKQKSQRDPATKLNEYQKEYQQICKQTPRFTIGDCAGGHRGDNREKNRDVLVVPPDNFRPYLTSFQGNSFTDYINAVFVDGYTKPREYIVTEWPLIRTQGEFWSLVYDYECAAVVVLCVPPKNSQQYPPFWPEGRHSKKYGPVFTIDHVSHNHYTNIKTWIFRINKKIVSLTELMAGVKAPPKTVQLFQLTCWPMGHKVPSSTNSLVELMNMVERWRQRTDYGPVCVVSPDGRSRAGVYCAANACIEQVIQHGEVDVFQAVKTVRRHRPQLVENMTEYKYCYDLVLHYVLHYLNKDMNEKK; encoded by the exons ATGTCTTCTAGAACGGGCCAACGTGGCCCATCGTTGTCTACGAGCCAACGCAAGCATAGGTCCAGGTCAGCACCGCGATACGACCTCGAGAAGAAACCAAAGAAGAAGGAATCCTCGGGCACTAGCAGTCTGGTCTCTATCCCCAATAGCATTAAATTGACTATGCTTAATAGCGGCCTCATTTCCTTCG CTGATGAAAATGGCTCCGTGTCCGAGACGATACCGGACAAACCAGTGGAGCTGAAGAATTTTCCAAAGCTGTGTGAACAACGGCGCAAGTTCCAAGTCCTCTACAAGCTTGAGTTTCAG ACGGCGACCAAGGTGGAGACACACGCTTGCCGTCACGCAACCAAAAAGACTAATTTACACAAAAACCAGAACCAAAAAGTCATTCCtt ACGACTACAACCGAGTGGTGCTACCAACGGTAGATCGCGAGCCAGATTCCGACTACATTAACGCTTCCTATATAGAT AGTATATTAAAACCAAACGCATACATAGTGACTCAGGGGCCAACAGAAGAGACGGTGGTGTCGTTTTGGCGAATGATTTGGCAGGAACGAGCCGCCGCCATCGTTATGCTTACCAAGACTTTTGACTTCATTAAG GTCATGTGTGTCCAGTATTGGCCAGCCAGCAAAGAGAAGGACGAAACATATGGAGACATAAGTGTAGGAATAGTTCAAGAAGAGGAATTAGCTAATTTTCACATAAGAACCTTTCGTCTTTATAAAACTGACAAAAAT GTGGTGATAGAAGAGCGGTTTTTACTTCAATTTCACTATACACAGTGGCATTCGCACACATGCCCATTCGGTAATGCACTATTGGAATTTCGAAGGAGGGTCAGGGCTGTGGTGGGAAGAAGGTTAGCAGCCAGCACCGCGACGGGACCAATGGTAGTACACTGCAA TGACGGTGGTGGACGTTCAGGAGTATACCTAGCTGTCGATGCAAATTTAGAATTGGCTGAAGAAGAAGACTGCTTTGACGTTTTTGGATTCTTAAAAAAGCTACGACAATCTAGAAAAGGGCTAATTGAAAATGAA GAACAATACAAATTCGTATACGATACTCTAGAAGAACATGTGGTCTGTGGCGTGAGCTGGTTTCCCGTATCAGAGTTGTCTCAACGGCTGAAGCAAAAGTCTCAAAGAGATCCCGCGACAAAGCTCAATGAATATCAGAAAGAATACCAACAAATCTGTAAGCAAACTCCAAGATTCACGATCGGTGACTGTGCAGGTGGTCATAGGGGAGATAACAGAGAGAAAAACAGAGATGTTCTTGTTGTACCAC CCGACAACTTTCGACCATATTTGACATCGTTTCAAGGCAACAGCTTCACCGATTACATAAATGCGGTTTTTGTAGAC GGTTACACAAAACCTCGTGAATACATAGTGACTGAGTGGCCATTAATACGAACTCAAGGCGAATTCTGGTCCCTTGTGTACGACTACGAGTGTGCAGCCGTTGTTGTTCTCTGTGTTCCTCCCAAAAACTCT CAACAGTATCCTCCTTTCTGGCCTGAAGGACGGCATTCTAAAAAATATGGACCCGTCTTCACTATCGATCACGTCTCACACAACCATTAcactaatataaaaacttgGATATTTAGAATTAACAAGAAG ATCGTTTCACTAACAGAGCTAATGGCGGGTGTAAAAGCTCCGCCTAAAACAGTACAACTATTCCAGCTAACCTGCTGGCCAATGGGCCACAAGGTGCCATCTTCAACCAATTCACTCGTAGAGCTTATGAACATGGTTGAACGCTGGAGACAGAGGACTGACTATGGGCCTGTCTGCGTTGTCTCGCC AGATGGTCGAAGTCGAGCCGGAGTCTATTGTGCAGCCAACGCTTGTATAGAACAAGTAATCCAACACGGTGAGGTTGACGTGTTTCAAGCCGTCAAGACGGTACGCCGACATCGACCTCAGCTCGTCGAGAATATG acggaatataaatattgctaCGACCTAGTTTTGCACTATGTGCtacactatttaaataaagatatgaATGAGAAGAAGTGA